In a single window of the Esox lucius isolate fEsoLuc1 chromosome 22, fEsoLuc1.pri, whole genome shotgun sequence genome:
- the cnppd1 gene encoding protein CNPPD1 — MDFEELFSERTFQFSDFQEFTFLPQHQKLSERVRKRLYYGLDQEGSLDSLSCPVTDIAVEFLQKSAPSPIRKLHKKYAAHVAREACISPCAMMLALVYIERLRHRNPEYLQKISSSDLFLISMMVASKYLYDEGEDEEVFNDEWGAAGKLDVQTVNTLEISFLNAIDWCLFTEPVDYFGLLSQLEASIAEKQGMKRGWFTYTDLCVLLEQAGWRQALAAVYLHVAKVTCVLGLMYLTSVAGLIATSAVIQQLHSPRSSQPLAPVSPVHLPGSSLSTPPPGPAPETLSQAQSLPRRCVLVNDSHNRRLGTLHPNDDHNPGTPTLSPNSVMCLWGSLLTSLGHTEPHLQPDAKQASSATFLFSPGCQGTPRVTPPGSVLCGTRNTSSALHEPGRLVPPASWMVPAPLYGAAPILLDTHLTGMSPLHVGTCCPQFVLPIENAKSLMMPS, encoded by the exons ATGGATTTTGAAGAGTTGTTTAGTGAACGAACGTTTCAATTTTCCGACTTTCAGGAGTTTACC TTTCTTCCGCAGCACCAGAAACTCTCTGAAAGAGTGCGGAAGCGATTGTACTATGGCCTGGACCAAGAAGGCTCTCTAGATTCCCTTTCCTGTCCTGTTACAG ATATTGCTGTGGAATTTCTTCAGAAGTCTGCTCCTAGCCCAATCCGAAAACTGCACAAGAAATATGCTGCTCATGTCGCAAG GGAGGCCTGCATCTCTCCGTGTGCCATGATGCTGGCCCTTGTATACATTGAAAGGCTACGACACAGGAACCCTGAATACCTGCAGAAGATCTCCTCCTCAGACCTCTTCCTTATATCCATG ATGGTTGCCAGCAAATATTTGTACGACGAAGGGGAGGACGAGGAGGTGTTCAATGACGAATGGGGGGCAGCTGGGAAGCTGGACGTCCAGACTGTCAACACCCTGGAAATTAGTTTCCTCAATGCCATT GACTGGTGCCTCTTCACTGAGCCGGTGGACTACTTTGGCCTACTGAGTCAACTAGAGGCCAG CATTGCAGAGAAGCAGGGAATGAAGCGGGGCTGGTTCACCTACACTGACCTCTGCGTTCTGCTGGAGCAGGCGGGATGGCGGCAGGCACTGGCGGCCGTCTACCTGCATGTTGCCAAG GTGACCTGTGTGCTGGGATTGATGTATTTGACCAGTGTGGCGGGCCTCATCGCCACCAGCGCTGTGATTCAGCAACTCCACTCCCCCAGGAGCAGCCAGCCCTTGGCCCCTGTCAGTCCGGTCCACCTTCCTGGCTCCAGCCTCTCTACCCCGCCACCAGGCCCAGCCCCAGAGACCCTCAGCCAGGCACAATCCCTTCCCCGTCGCTGCGTCCTGGTCAACGACAGCCACAACCGCCGGCTCGGAACACTCCACCCCAACGACGACCACAACCCCGGCACGCCAACCTTGTCCCCGAACTCTGTAATGTGTTTGTGGGGCTCCCTCCTCACCTCTTTGGGTCACACAGAGCCACACCTACAGCCTGATGCTAAACAAGCCAGCTCCGCCACGTTCCTGTTTTCTCCCGGCTGTCAAGGGACACCAAGGGTTACGCCTCCCGGCTCCGTCCTGTGCGGCACTCGGAACACCTCATCTGCGCTTCATGAACCCGGGCGCCTGGTCCCCCCTGCTTCCTGGATGGTCCCCGCCCCCCTTTACGGAGCCGCGCCAATCCTCTTAGACACACATCTGACTGGCATGTCACCCCTCCACGTCGGAACCTGCTGCCCACAGTTTGTGCTGCCCATTGAGAATGCCAAATCTCTCATGATGCCCAGCTAG